One window of Schistocerca gregaria isolate iqSchGreg1 unplaced genomic scaffold, iqSchGreg1.2 ptg000473l, whole genome shotgun sequence genomic DNA carries:
- the LOC126313356 gene encoding hydroxysteroid dehydrogenase-like protein 2 produces MNNYSLKDKVLFITGGSRGIGKAIALRAAADGANIVIAAKTTAKNANQDETIYSTAEQIVKVGGQCLPVFCDIRNEKNIEAAIKAAVDRFETIDILINNASAIHLRGTLDTEIKRFDLMHNVNVRGTWITSKLCLPHLLKSTNPHILNISPPLLMDPIWFEKHTAYTISKYGMSMCALGMAREFSKQGVAVNALWPLTSIATAATKMLGGEELLKKSRKPEIMADAAHAILTRSSKQCTGNFFIDEYVLREEGVSNFSKYAYSPGHRLTMDFFVKQQSQGKLQNNGQDKVIVLLQIILQNFEKSNISKTINSNPSSTATLQCNVKEDCYRPEQTYTVELKSGDAHVVKGKPLSKPDCVVSLYMDDLYTIVYGNLDPHKAVSNNRITVIGDSKLAMTLLGSPLNARL; encoded by the exons ATGAACAACTATTCGCTGAAGGACAAAGTGCTGTTCATAACAGGCGGAAGCCGCGGCATTGGAAAGGCCATCGCCCTACG CGCAGCTGCCGACGGAGCCAATATCGTTATAGCCGCAAAAACGACTGCCAAAAACGCCAACCAAGATGAAACCATTTACTCGACAGCCGAGCAAATTGTGAAGGTAGGAGGACAATGCCTACCTGTTTTTTGCGACATTCGCAACGAAAAAAACATCGAGGCTGCCATAAAAGCTGCAGTCGACCGATTCGAAACTATCGATATCTTGATCAACAACGCGTCCGCCATTCACCTCAGAGGCACACTAGATACGGAAATCAAGCGCTTTGACCTAATGCACAACGTGAACGTGCGCGGAACCTGGATCACCTCTAAGCTGTGTCTGCCCCACTTGCTAAAATCGACAAATccgcacattttgaacatttctccaCCCCTGCTAATGGATCCAATCTGGTTCGAAAAACATACCGCCTACACCATCTCCAAGTACGGAATGAGCATGTGCGCCCTCGGTATGGCCCGAGAGTTCTCTAAACAGGGCGTGGCGGTGAACGCATTGTGGCCGCTGACCAGTATAGCAACCGCGGCGACCAAAATGCTCGGCGGAGAAGAATTGCTGAAAAAATCCAGAAAACCAGAAATTATGGCAGACGCGGCTCACGCCATTCTAACTCGCTCTTCGAAACAATGCACGGGAAACTTCTTCATCGACGAATACGTCCTCCGCGAAGAAGGCGTCAGCAATTTTTCAAAGTACGCATACTCCCCCGGCCACAGACTCACCATGGACTTCTTCGTCAAGCAACAATCACAAGGTAAACTCCAAAACAACGGACAAGACAAAGTCATTGTCTTGCTTCAAATCATCCTCCAAAACTTCGAAAAAAGCAACATCTCCAAAACAATCAACTCAAACCCCTCAAGCACGGCCACTCTGCAGTGCAACGTCAAAGAGGACTGCTACAGGCCAGAGCAGACCTACACCGTCGAGCTAAAAAGCGGAGACGCGCACGTCGTAAAGGGAAAG CCCCTCAGCAAACCGGACTGCGTCGTCAGCTTGTATATGGATGACCTATACACAATCGTCTACGGAAACCTAGACCCACACAAGGCCGTGTCAAACAACCGAATCACAGTCATCGGCGACTCGAAACTTGCCATGACGCTCCTGGGATCGCCCCTCAATGCCAGGCTCTAA
- the LOC126313357 gene encoding uncharacterized protein LOC126313357, giving the protein MKFRRRLYFSIIPEWRDQYIDFSALAGQIDVVKSSVIKLAKSYTRVKLLIGDRRPINIDISSVKEEQRFWTMVEENLRKVDAFHNALLKEFIERFHILTYQAIQLDLIEEFVPFTRGLSTQLQREFQRLRLSETIGLSSTQELEYRKFLNQKGKSRLVSINRHSRIEDVIEQLNKMSKGQMVFGGRAAKEDAESDKLSRRAPPRSSQSAAGKVQEGEEEGEGFKKGLRRLSGSSPLGDVKQGAPSLGGHIGGGSKPVPIDLDDSDSDSDGHSCYSLKENRVIHSASAKSGGVHLKPSSNSISRMYMEERPGLFGDGEDDWGDKSDNDDESKMEKDGSLMSVKSDIFHLDGKEDGQEGVKSEDSGYVSGGSEEVMFDEGGETEAAGTLDRDVLLGGAGLSHEQVSKTGSLSNKTGSETERPEFKEQMLNMLGGVPDGAVDDDDISLNVNADANEVTIGLRDKRDGEGPSVVEEEKRDEGLSQKTIFEPLPDLKKINCKKATEALRVAYSEMYRGLYLLKNFDDMNLQVVEKLATKHEKHVAPGTRLKFHQEILPKYSFYRPKELRSLIRETEHVYSCAFTNGHRTKAMRKLRVPKDSAGSVEKENLYFGFLLGVTVGLVTLMVYLFSIMSGHVIEKLRPGFVVFLMLALAIVMLWYWGVDMYVWSHYRVNYIFIFGFNSRGHLRHQDIFDAASIFSVILALMMIFYVLAIFQLYDPNFRVAGFQWLTGVSPDIFPSMSILLAVAVFLFYSIKSQFWLVCTLCRIFAAPFYPVLFKDFFLADQLISLAIIFVDLDMVFCYYLTSAFRDKASSCVSYFFVQVILNALPYLWRFMQCLRRFYDGGDTTQLYNAGKYAVGIVACALASTYLFNSKAWTIASYVVLGIATVYSYIWDVYKDWSVGDIYSKNWLLRDQLLYPKPWYYLAMALNLVMKFLWTLNISKSGTSVFHLDEYWSKKILALVEVTRRAMWNIFRLENEQLNNCGKFRAIRDLPLPLPLIPEAEIQLFQKD; this is encoded by the exons ATGAAGTTCAGAAGGCGTCTCTACTTCTCCATTATTCCAGAATGGAGAGACCAGTACATTGACTTTTCTGCCCTGGCTGGGCAAATAGACGTGGTGAAGTCGAGCGTGATCAAGCTGGCCAAGTCCTACACGCGGGTGAAGT TGTTGATTGGGGACCGAAGGCCCATAAACATAGACATTAGCAGTGTGAAG GAAGAGCAGAGGTTTTGGACGATGGTCGAGGAGAATTTGAGAAAGGTGGACGCCTTTCATAacgctttgctgaaggagtttataGAGCGTTTTCACATTTTGACGTACCAG GCGATTCAGCTTGATTTGATAGAGGAGTTCGTGCCGTTTACGCGGGGACTGAGCACGCAGTTGCAGAGAGAGTTCCAGCGCCTCAGGCTCTCGGAGACGATTGGGTTGTCGTCTACTCAGGAGTTAGAGTACAGAAAGTTTTTGAATCAGAAGGGCAAGAGCCGACTCGTTTCGATCAACCGCCACTCTAGGATTGAGGACGTTATTGAGCAGCTCAACAAGATGTCGAAGGGTCAGATGGTGTTTGGGGGTCGTGCTGCGAAGGAGGACGCAGAGTCCGACAAGTTGTCTCGTCGCGCTCCTCCTAGGAGCAGTCAGAGTGCGGCTGGGAAGGTgcaagagggagaggaagagggggaggggttcAAGAAGGGGTTGCGCAGGTTGTCTGGTTCTTCGCCGCTGGGAGATGTGAAGCAGGGAGCGCCGTCTCTGGGGGGTCACATTGGGGGGGGCAGCAAGCCGGTTCCGATAGATTTGGACGATTCTGATTCAGACAGCGACGGCCATTCGTGTTATAGTTTGAAGGAGAATAGAGTGATCCATTCGGCGAGTGCCAAGAGTGGCGGCGTGCATCTTAAGCCGTCTAGTAATTCTATTTCGAGGATGTATATGGAAGAGAGACCTGGTTTGTTTGGGGATGGCg AAGACGATTGGGGCGACAAGAGTGACAACGACGACGAGTCGAAGATGGAGAAGGACGGGTCGCTGATGTCGGTGAAGAGCGACATATTTCACCTGGATGGGAAGGAGGATGGACAAGAGGGCGTTAAGTCGGAGGATTCGGGGTACGTGTCGGGGGGCAGCGAGGAGGTGATGTTCGATGAGGGGGGAGAGACGGAGGCGGCTGGGACGCTGGACCGAGATGTGCTGCTTGGAGGGGCGGGGCTGTCTCACGAGCAGGTGTCCAAGACGGGGTCGTTGAGCAACAAGACCGGTTCCGAGACGGAGCGGCCGGAATTCAAGGAGCAGATGCTGAACATGCTCGGGGGCGTGCCCGATGGCGCGGTAGACGACGACGACATTTCATTGAACGTGAACGCGGATGCCAACGAGGTGACGATTGGGTTGAGAGACAAGAGGGACGGGGAGGGTCCGTCGGTTGTCGAGGAAGAGAAGCGCGACGAAGGTTTGTCGCAAAAGACGATTTTCGAGCCGCTTCCGGATTTGAAGAAGATTAACTGCAAGAAGGCGACGGAAGCGCTTCGCGTGGCGTACAGCGAGATGTATAGGGGTTTGTATTTGCTGAAGAACTTCGACGACATGAACTTGCAGGTGGTGGAGAAGCTGGCCACCAAGCACGAGAAGCACGTGGCGCCTGGGACCAGACTGAAGTTCCACCAGGAGATACTTCCGAAGTATTCGTTTTACAGGCCCAAGGAGCTTCGGAGCCTGATCAGGGAGACGGAGCACGTCTATTCGTGCGCGTTCACGAATGGGCATCGAACCAAGGCGATGCGAAAGCTGCGGGTTCCGAAAGATAGCGCAG ggAGCGTTGAGAAGGAAAACTTGTACTTTGGCTTCTTGCTCGGAGTCACGGTTGGCCTGGTCACCCTGATGGTCTATCTTTTCTCGATCATGAGCGGCCACGTGATAGAGAAGCTGAGGCCTGGATTCGTCGTCTTCCTCATGCTCGCGCTCGCCATCGTCATGTTGTGGTACTGGGGCGTCGACATGTACGTCTGGTCCCATTACCGCGTCAATTACATCTTCATATTTGGGTTCAACTCTCGCGGTCACCTGAGACACCAGGACATTTTCGACGCCGCTTCGATTTTTTCGGTGATTTTGGCGTTGATGATGATTTTCTACGTCCTGGCGATTTTCCAGTTGTACGACCCGAATTTCAGGGTTGCGGGCTTTCAGTGGCTGACGGGCGTGTCGCCGGACATCTTTCCGTCCATGTCCATTCTTCTCGCGGTGGCGGTGTTTCTCTTCTACTCTATCAAGTCGCAGTTCTGGCTGGTTTGCACGCTCTGCCGCATCTTCGCCGCGCCGTTCTACCCCGTGCTGTTCAAGGACTTCTTTCTGGCGGACCAACTGATCAGCCTGGCCATCATCTTCGTCGACTTGGACATGGTCTTTTGCTACTACCTGACGAGCGCGTTTCGAGACAAAGCGTCCAGCTGCGTCTCCTATTTCTTCGTCCAGGTCATCCTCAACGCCCTGCCGTACCTGTGGCGCTTCATGCAGTGCCTGCGTCGGTTCTACGACGGCGGCGATACGACGCAACTCTACAACGCCGGCAAGTATGCCGTCGGGATAGTCGCCTGCGCTCTGGCCTCCACCTACCTGTTCAACTCGAAGGCGTGGACGATCGCCTCCTACGTCGTCCTCGGCATTGCGACCGTCTACTCCTACATCTGGGACGTGTACAAGGACTGGTCGGTCGGCGACATCTACTCGAAAAACTGGCTGCTGCGCGACCAACTCCTCTATCCGAAGCCCTGGTACTATCTGGCGATGGCTCTGAATCTAGTTATGAAGTTCCTGTGGACGCTGAACATTTCAAAAAGCGGGACCAGCGTGTTCCACTTGGACGAATACTGGTCGAAAAAAATACTAGCGCTAGTCGAGGTAACTCGGCGGGCCATGTGGAACATCTTCAGACTCGAGAACGAACAACTCAACAACTGCGGCAAATTCAGGGCCATTCGAGACTTGCCGTTGCCACTGCCTCTCATTCCAGAAGCAGAAATCCAACTATTTCAAAAAGACTGA
- the LOC126313359 gene encoding 60S acidic ribosomal protein P0-like, with protein MPSKDDKRLFIDRVVKLADEYPRILIVNANNVGSNHMHSIRRLIRGLGILLMGKNTLIRKAIREHLPDNPNLEPLLPHIHGNIGLVFTKGDVHLLREKLTEIKVSVAAKPGSISPVDIVIPKGGTGLEPNKTSFLQVLNIPSKIEKGQIDILSDVKLVSAGSKVGASECALFSLLSIRPFIYSLKVSMVYEDGNIYSSSVLDITDDSILGVLKNEISNVAAISMATHLPTLAAFPHILINAYKDLLAISISTDYTFKESELIKEMISNPEAFQSRQPSTSDAAAEKHAEKQAEEESKKEESEDEGGLMDFGLFGDD; from the coding sequence ATGCCATCCAAGGACGATAAGAGGCTGTTCATCGATAGAGTGGTCAAGCTCGCCGACGAGTACCCTAGGATCTTGATCGTGAACGCCAACAATGTTGGATCTAATCACATGCACTCTATCCGACGATTGATTCGAGGTTTAGGGATTTTGCTCATGGGGAAAAACACGCTGATACGCAAAGCCATCCGAGAACACCTGCCGGACAAcccgaacttggaacctttgctgccCCACATTCACGGCAACATCGGCCTGGTCTTTACGAAAGGAGACGTTCATCTTCTTAGAGAAAAGCTTACAGAAATTAAAGTCTCAGTTGCCGCCAAACCTGGATCGATATCCCCCGTCGACATTGTCATTCCGAAGGGCGGCACCGGCCTTGAACCCAACAAGACTTCGTTTTTGCAAGTTCTCAACATCCCGTCCAAAATAGAAAAAGGACAAATTGACATTCTCAGCGACGTCAAACTTGTTTCCGCAGGATCTAAAGTTGGCGCTTCGGAGTGCGCTCTGTTTTCCCTGCTCAGCATCAGACCCTTCATCTACTCTCTGAAGGTATCGATGGTTTACGAAGATGGGAATATATACAGCAGCAGTGTCCTAGACATCACAGACGATTCGATTTTAGGCGTTCTGAAAAACGAAATTTCTAACGTTGCAGCCATATCTATGGCTACACACCTTCCGACGTTGGCAGCCTTCCCCCACATACTGATAAACGCATACAAAGACCTACTGGCCATTTCTATCAGCACGGACTATACGTTCAAGGAATCGGAACTAATCAAGGAAATGATATCCAACCCCGAAGCCTTCCAATCTAGACAGCCATCAACAAGCGACGCCGCGGCCGAAAAGCACGCCGAGAAGCAGGCAGAGGAGGAAAGCAAAAaagaagaaagtgaagatgaagGCGGACTGATGGACTTTGGGCTGTTCGGAGACGACTAA
- the LOC126313358 gene encoding putative transcription elongation factor S-II yields MIESVLRVKSVLQDFIREPTKDYDLVMENLLILERLDMSLSVLQETEIGKVITRLKRYVKEHQSASELISRLLLLWKQTALRQLSQQTQIIDAESHSVPNKRYKTEGKTDILNNELRPAKNFCDSSCEAMASSNDKLQENRNPLVDKYEYTVPANNKRRTLFNNLFMTLKTQSLLPHLHDSEIFCHNLAIVIEEAVYNRYKDMDEYIDQLQSIRFNLSQNKKLLNDICTGVLAIQKLATMSSEELATEEVRKKRETIIEESTAARQQPKLEANCSTEPCLKCGSNKVHVTQAQTRSADEPMTQFFTCTKCSKKWKK; encoded by the exons ATGATCGAATCCGTCTTAAGAGTAAAGTCTGTTTTACAAGATTTTATCAGAGAACCAACTAAG GATTACGACTTAGTCATGGAAAATCTGCTTATTTTAGAAAGACTAGATATGTCCCTGAGCGTTCTTCAAGAAACTGAAATTGGGAAGGTGATAACTCGGTTAAAGCGTTATGTAAAAGAACACCAGAGTGCATCTGAATTGATATCTAGGCTTTTGCTATTGTGGAAGCAGACGGCTCTGAGGCAGCTGAGCCAACAAACGCAAATTATAGATGCTGAAAGTCATTCCGTGCCCAATAAGAGATACAAAACTGAAGGTAAAACTGATATTCTGAATAATGAGTTGAGGCCGGCTAAGAATTTTTGCGACTCTTCGTGTGAAGCCATGGCTTCTTCAAAtgacaaactacaagaaaacagGAACCCTCTCGTAGACAAATACGAATACACTGTTCCCGCCAATAACAAGCGCCGTACCCTGTTTAACAATTTATTCATGACGCTGAAAACACAATCTCTTTTACCCCATTTGCACGATTCAGAAATATTCTGCCACAATTTGGCCATAGTGATAGAAGAGGCTGTGTACAACCGATATAAGGACATGGATGAATATATTGATCAGCTTCAATCCATACGTTTTAACCTGAGCCAAAATAAGAAATTACTAAATGATATTTGCACTGGCGTTTTAGCGATACAGAAGCTGGCGACCATGAGTTCCGAAGAGCTGGCGACAGAAGAGGTTCGAAAGAAGAGAGAAACGATCATTGAAGAATCTACGGCAGCTAGACAGCAGCCAAAATTGGAGGCCAATTGTTCGACTGAGCCCTGCTTAAAATGCGGTTCTAATAAAGTCCACGTTACGCAGGCTCAGACAAGATCAGCGGATGAACCTATGACTCAATTCTTTACTTGTACGAAATGctcaaagaaatggaaaaaatga
- the LOC126313361 gene encoding chorismate synthase-like, translating into MSSFGRIFRTTTFGESHGQVVGVVVDGVPSLIELDKSDIQAQLDRRRPGQSDVTTPRNEADQVSILSGVQNGMTLGTPIALVVSNLEVKREDYQNILTVPRPSHADYTYWMKYGIQSYSGGGRASARETIGRVAAGAIADKWLRKTFGVEIVAWVSSIGDIELEKSVSALLDEKITREDVDKTVTRCPDVEVSNRMAELVSKIKEEDDSIGGVITCFCRNVPPGWGEPCFDKLEAMLAYAMLSIPATKGFEIGSGFAGSKMRGSHHNDTFVKKNKKLGTTTNNSGGIQGGISNGEDIIFRVAFKPAATIRKPQITSDFDGHTVILEVKGRHDPCIVPRAVPIVESMAALVLADAAMLQAARCYKA; encoded by the exons ATGAGTTCCTTTGGACGTATTTTTCGCACCACCACATTTGGAGAGAGCCATGGCCAGGTGGTAGGCGTCGTTGTAGATGGAGTCCCTTCTCTCATTGAACTTGATAAGTCTGACATACAAGCCCAACTTGATCGGCGCCGGCCTGGTCAGTCGGACGTGACAACACCA CGGAATGAGGCAGACCAAGTGTCGATTTTGTCCGGAGTGCAAAACGGTATGACTTTGGGTACGCCGATCGCATTGGTTGTGTCGAATCTCGAGGTCAAGCGAGAAGATTATCAGAACATACTTACAGTGCCTCGCCCATCGCACGCGGATTACACTTACTGGATGAAGTATGGAATTCAAAGTTATTCCGGGGGTGGGCGAGCTAGCGCAAGAGAGACAATAGGCCGTGTTGCCGCTGGTGCCATAGCTGACAAGTGGCTTCGCAAGACGTTTGGCGTTGAAATTGTCGCGTGGGTTAGCAGCATTGGCGACATAGAGCTGGAAAAGAGCGTTTCTGCGCTTTTGGATGAGAAGATTACAAGAGAGGATGTTGACAAGACCGTTACCCGGTGTCCGGATGTTGAGGTTAGTAATAGGATGGCTGAGTTGGTTTCTAAAATTAAAGAAGAGGATGATTCGATTGGCGGTGTCATTACGTGTTTTTGTCGCAACGTTCCTCCTGGGTGGGGCGAGCCGTGCTTTGACAAGCTAGAGGCTATGCTGGCGTACGCCATGCTTTCGATTCCTGCCACCAAGGGGTTCGAAATTGGGTCTGGGTTTGCGGGTTCGAAAATGAGGGGAAGTCATCACAATGACACATttgtgaaaaaaaacaaaaaacttggtaCGACAACCAACAACAGCGGAGGTATTCAAGGTGGAATTTCGAACGGAGAAGACATCATTTTCAGAGTAGCGTTCAAGCCAGCGGCGACGATTAGAAAGCCTCAAATAACAAGTGACTTCGATGGTCACACAGTCATACTGGAAGTTAAGGGGAGGCATGATCCTTGCATCGTACCCAGAGCCGTCCCTATTGTCGAGAGCATGGCGGCACTTGTGTTAGCAGATGCAGCAATGTTACAGGCGGCCCGATGTTATAAAGCGTGA